A window of the Vigna angularis cultivar LongXiaoDou No.4 chromosome 3, ASM1680809v1, whole genome shotgun sequence genome harbors these coding sequences:
- the LOC108325007 gene encoding uncharacterized oxidoreductase At4g09670, whose translation MAETLIQIGIVGCADIARKVSRAINLAPNATICAVSSRSQEKAAAFAAANGLPLSAKVYGSYEAILEDPEVDAVYMPLPTSLHLKWAVLAAQNKKHLLLEKPVALDVAQFDRILEACESSGVQFMDNTMWVHNPRTAAMANFLNDTQRFGNLKSVRTCFTSAADSDYLSRNIRVKPDLDALGALGDHGWYCIRAILLAANYELPKRAVASYEPVVNKDGVILECGASLYWEDGKVATFHCSFLGNLTMDITAIGTRGTLHVHDFIIPYHEKESSFLAGTETTFDDLVTGWAKQPIKHTISTDLPQEALLVKEFARLVSEIKFKNSKPEKKWPTISRKTQLVLDAVKTSIQRGFETVHIHE comes from the exons ATGGCGGAGACTCTTATCCAGATCGGCATTGTTGGCTGCGCAGACATAGCCAGGAAGGTCTCCCGCGCCATCAATCTCGCCCCCAACGCCACCATTTGCGCCGTCTCCAGCCGCTCCCAGGAAAAGGCCGCCGCATTCGCCGCCGCCAACGGCCTCCCTCTCTCGGCCAAAGTGTACGGCTCGTACGAGGCCATTCTGGAGGATCCTGAGGTGGACGCCGTGTACATGCCACTCCCCACGAGTCTCCATCTGAAGTGGGCCGTGCTAGCGGCTCAGAACAAGAAGCACTTGCTACTGGAAAAGCCCGTGGCCCTCGACGTGGCCCAATTCGACCGCATTCTGGAGGCCTGCGAATCGAGTGGGGTGCAGTTCATGGATAACACAATGTGGGTTCATAACCCCAGGACTGCGGCCATGGCCAACTTCCTCAACGATACGCAGCGTTTTGGTAACCTAAAATCG GTTCGCACCTGCTTTACATCTGCAGCCGATTCAGATTATCTGAGCAGAAACATTCGTGTAAAGCCTGATCTTGATGCACTTGGTGCTCTGGGTGATCACGGGTGGTACTGCATTAGAGCAATCCTGTTGGCTGCGAACTATGAATTACCTAAAAGAGCGGTTGCTTCATATGAACCTGTGGTGAACAAAGATGGTGTGATATTAGAATGTGGAGCTTCTCTCTACTGGGAAGATGGGAAAGTAGCAACCTTCCATTGCTCTTTCTTGGGAAACTTAACAATGGACATAACAGCTATTGGGACAAGAGGAACTCTACATGTGCATGACTTCATCATCCCTTATCATGAAAAGGAGTCGTCATTTCTCGCTGGTACAGAAACCACCTTTGATGATCTTGTCACAGGCTGGGCTAAACAGCCAATCAAGCATACAATAAGCACTGATCTCCCTCAGGAAGCGCTTTTGGTTAAAGAATTTGCTCGTTTGGTGtcagaaatcaaattcaaaaactCTAAGCCTGAAAAGAAGTGGCCAACAATTAGTAGGAAAACCCAACTGGTATTGGACGCTGTTAAGACTTCCATTCAGAGAGGTTTTGAGACGGTTCATATTCACGAGTAA
- the LOC108325008 gene encoding protein COFACTOR ASSEMBLY OF COMPLEX C SUBUNIT B CCB3, chloroplastic, whose amino-acid sequence MATQSYLLSLNTFHVDAAIRGRQCKSSIFKPNNFRFGVWKSSKYPTKRNGNSPVVECCSQYTEAGESAGVAISSLSDAVTTKISLNSDLLLKTLRLSIPETSHGSKDPMTRLVLGDLDPATAKLAIAFLGPFLSVFGFLFILRIVMSWYPKLPVGKFPYVIAYAPTEPLLIPTRKVIPPLAGVDVTPVVWFGLLSFLNEILVGPQGLLVLLSQQVN is encoded by the exons ATGGCAACGCAATCTTATCTTCTGAGTCTGAACACTTTTCATGTTGATGCTGCAATCAGAG GACGGCAATGCAAATCTTCAATATTCAAACCAAACAATTTTCGCTTTGGCGTCTGG AAAAGTTCAAAGTATCCCACTAAAAGAAATGGCAACTCTCCAGTCGTGGAATGTTGCTCACAATACACAGAAGCTGGAGAATCTGCAGGCGTAGCAATATCATCACTATCGGATGCAGTTACCACGAAGATATCTCTTAATTCAGATCTACTCTTGAAAACTCTCAGGCTGAGCATACCAGAAACTTCACATGGTTCCAAAGATCCAATGACAAGATTGGTTCTTGGTGATCTGGACCCTGCAACAGCAAAATTGGCCATTGCGTTCCTAGGGCCCTTCCTCTCGGTGTTTGGTTTTCTCTTTATCTTGAGAATAGTCATGTCTTGGTACCCAAAACTCCCAGTGGGAAAATTTCCATATGTAATAGCGTATGCTCCCACTGAGCCACTCCTCATTCCTACCCGCAAAGTGATTCCTCCTCTTGCTGGTGTGGACGTGACTCCTGTGGTGTGGTTTGGATTGCTAAGTTTTCTTAACGAAATATTAGTAGGGCCACAAGGATTACTAGTTCTCCTTTCCCAGCAAGTCAATTAG
- the LOC108325006 gene encoding geraniol 8-hydroxylase, whose product MDHFIFLVLLILFLITIRFILNRRVKKNQSPGPTGFPIIGNLHQLGPKPHCALSSLAQTYGPIMSLRLGSVTVAVASSPAVAQEILQKNDQAFASRPIPESVAAQPNVGDTLAWAPADSRWRNRRRVCTTQIFTAQRLDLLQHLRHGKVQELVEHLRKQGSNGKGVPIGDLAFATMLNLVSNTVFSEDLVDPEFESAGEFKELVWRIMEDAGRVNLSDYFPLIKLFDLQGVKGHVTVSYVRLHDIFDRMIRKRVAEREGPRVAKGDFLDVLLDQCELGEASHFTVESIKPLILDLFIAGSDTSGSTTEWAMAELLRNPEVMQKARGELMEVIGSSNVEITESDIPRLPYMRAIVKETLRLHPPVPLLLPYVAGHDVEVSGYTIHKGNQVLINAWSIGRNPRFWDDPLSFQPERFLRSNIDFKGRDFEYLPFGAGRRICPGLPLANRMITLMLAAFLHSFRWELPPGVTPQTLDMTEQYGITLKKLSPLSAIPIPLSNSL is encoded by the exons ATGGACCATTTCATCTTCCTGGTACTCCTTATACTGTTTCTAATCACCATCAGGTTCATTCTCAACCGCCGCGTTAAAAAAAACCAATCCCCCGGTCCAACCGGCTTCCCCATAATCGGAAACCTCCACCAACTGGGCCCCAAGCCCCACTGCGCCCTCTCCTCTCTGGCCCAAACCTACGGCCCAATCATGTCCCTCCGTCTGGGCTCAGTCACCGTGGCCGTGGCCTCTTCTCCAGCCGTGGCCCAAGAAATCCTCCAAAAGAACGACCAAGCCTTCGCCAGCCGCCCCATCCCAGAATCCGTGGCGGCCCAGCCCAACGTGGGAGACACCCTAGCCTGGGCCCCCGCCGACTCACGGTGGCGCAACCGCCGCCGCGTCTGCACCACTCAGATTTTTACCGCCCAACGCCTGGACCTGCTACAGCACCTCCGGCACGGGAAAGTACAGGAACTGGTTGAGCACCTTCGGAAGCAAGGTTCGAATGGAAAAGGTGTTCCAATTGGAGATCTGGCATTCGCGACGATGCTGAACCTGGTATCGAACACGGTGTTTTCGGAGGATTTGGTAGATCCGGAGTTCGAGAGTGCAGGGGAGTTTAAGGAGCTGGTGTGGAGGATCATGGAGGATGCAGGGAGGGTTAACCTCTCAGACTACTTTCCTTTGATTAAACTGTTTGACTTGCAGGGCGTTAAGGGACATGTGACGGTTTCATACGTCAGGTTGCATGATATTTTCGACCGCATGATTCGGAAACGTGTTGCAGAAAGAGAGGGTCCACGTGTCGCCAAGGGGGATTTCTTGGATGTGTTGCTTGATCAGTGTGAACTAGGTGAGGCGTCCCATTTCACCGTTGAAAGCATTAAGCCGTTGATTCTG GATTTGTTCATAGCGGGGAGTGACACATCAGGATCAACAACAGAGTGGGCAATGGCAGAGCTTCTACGGAACCCAGAAGTAATGCAGAAAGCAAGAGGGGAACTGATGGAAGTGATTGGATCGTCGAATGTTGAAATAACAGAATCAGACATCCCTAGACTTCCGTACATGAGAGCAATAGTGAAAGAAACCCTTCGGCTTCATCCACCTGTTCCCCTTCTCTTGCCGTACGTTGCAGGACACGATGTTGAAGTAAGTGGGTACACCATTCACAAAGGGAACCAAGTTCTCATCAATGCATGGTCCATTGGGAGGAACCCCCGGTTTTGGGATGACCCGTTGTCGTTTCAGCCCGAAAGGTTTCTGAGATCCAACATAGATTTCAAAGGCAGGGATTTCGAGTATTTGCCTTTTGGTGCTGGTAGGAGAATTTGCCCTGGCTTGCCACTTGCTAATCGGATGATCACTTTGATGTTGGCTGCGTTTCTGCACTCTTTCCGCTGGGAGCTTCCTCCGGGTGTCACTCCTCAGACCCTTGACATGACTGAGCAGTATGGAATCACCTTGAAGAAGCTTTCTCCTCTTTCTGCTATTCCCATTCCACTCTCAAATTCCCTCTAA
- the LOC108324732 gene encoding cytochrome P450 78A7, translated as MGLPSSSLDTSWWVFTLPAIAGTQNLTHNPLLLIILTAILSIALLAWAFPRGGGGLAWRNGKNQMGRVPVPGPKGVPFFGLLFSLNHALPHRTLASIASALSATKLMAFSLGSSPVVVTSDPHVAREILNSPHFADRPVKQSAKSLMFNRAIGFAPNGAYWLLLRRVASTHLFSPRRILAHEPGRLLDCAAMLRAIAQEQSKNGFVCLRKHLQDAALNNVMGTVFGRRYHDQDECYNRREIEEVRDMVREGFELLGAFNWSDYVPWIRFFYDPLRVRERCSVLAPRVKKFVKRILEEHRILAPFKELSDDSDFVDVLLSLEEDDKLEDDDIIAVLWEMIFRGTDTTALLTEWVMAELILNEQVQTRLRNELRRVVGKKMVVTDADVIKLPYLEAILKETLRLHPIGPLLSWARLSTSDVHLSNGMVVPANTTAMVNMWAITHDPSVWHEPLVFKPERFVKSEGGVQVDIRGGDLRLAPFGAGRRVCPGKNLGLVTVSLWVANLVHRFHWFQDMANPVDLAEVLKLSCEMKNPLRALASPRFTN; from the exons ATGGGGTTACCTTCCTCATCATTAGACACTAGCTGGTGGGTGTTTACACTTCCAGCCATAGCAGGAACACAAAACTTAACTCACAACCCACTCTTGCTCATAATCCTCACTGCAATTCTTTCCATTGCCCTTCTGGCGTGGGCCTTCCCAAGAGGGGGAGGAGGTCTTGCATGGAGAAACGGAAAGAACCAAATGGGCCGGGTTCCTGTACCCGGGCCCAAAGGAGTCCCTTTCTTCGGCCTCTTGTTTAGCTTAAACCATGCCCTACCTCATCGCACCCTCGCTTCCATTGCTTCAGCCCTATCCGCCACGAAACTCATGGCCTTCAGTTTGGGGTCAAGCCCAGTAGTTGTAACTTCCGACCCTCACGTGGCGCGTGAAATCTTGAACTCGCCCCATTTCGCTGACCGTCCCGTTAAACAATCCGCTAAGAGCCTCATGTTCAACCGCGCCATTGGGTTTGCCCCAAACGGTGCGTATTGGCTCTTGCTGCGGAGGGTAGCCTCAACACACCTCTTCTCCCCGCGCCGCATTCTTGCCCACGAGCCAGGTCGCTTGCTAGACTGCGCTGCCATGTTACGGGCTATAGCTCAGGAGCAGTCCAAAAACGGGTTCGTGTGCCTAAGAAAACACCTCCAAGATGCAGCGCTGAATAACGTTATGGGAACTGTCTTTGGAAGAAGGTACCACGACCAAGATGAGTGTTATAATCGGCGTGAGATTGAAGAGGTGCGCGACATGGTGCGGGAAGGTTTTGAACTTTTGGGAGCTTTCAACTGGTCTGATTACGTTCCTTGGATCCGCTTCTTTTATGACCCTTTACGTGTTCGAGAACGGTGCTCCGTTCTTGCTCCGAGAGTGAAGAAATTTGTAAAGAGGATTCTGGAGGAGCACCGAATATTGGCTCCATTCAAGGAACTTTCTGATGACTCGGACTTCGTGGACGTGCTGCTCTCTCTAGAAGAAGATGACAAGCTCGAAGATGATGACATCATTGCTGTTTTATGG GAGATGATATTTCGTGGCACGGATACAACAGCACTTCTTACTGAGTGGGTCATGGCCGAGCTTATTTTGAATGAGCAAGTGCAAACTAGGCTTCGCAATGAACTCCGCAGGGTTGTGGGAAAGAAGATGGTAGTTACAGATGCTGATGTGATAAAATTGCCATACTTAGAAGCCATATTGAAAGAAACCCTGCGATTGCATCCAATTGGGCCTCTTCTTTCGTGGGCCCGATTGTCCACGTCAGATGTCCATCTGAGCAATGGAATGGTGGTGCCAGCCAACACCACAGCAATGGTGAACATGTGGGCCATCACTCATGACCCTAGCGTGTGGCACGAGCCACTAGTGTTCAAACCAGAGAGGTTTGTGAAGAGTGAAGGAGGGGTCCAAGTGGATATCAGAGGTGGTGACCTTAGACTCGCACCATTTGGAGCTGGACGAAGGGTTTGCCCCGGTAAAAACCTAGGTCTTGTGACTGTGAGCCTTTGGGTGGCTAACTTGGTTCATCGTTTTCATTGGTTTCAAGACATGGCTAACCCAGTTGACCTAGCCGAGGTTCTGAAACTATCTTGTGAGATGAAGAATCCCCTCAGAGCCCTGGCATCTCCAAGGTTTACTAATTAA